From Montipora foliosa isolate CH-2021 chromosome 6, ASM3666993v2, whole genome shotgun sequence, a single genomic window includes:
- the LOC138007027 gene encoding myb-like protein F isoform X1, with protein sequence MALVTVSAMILLMTGHSCLHVTPKTSNGIKDFYFYDLFTETGEDTSDDQEYDNNIHQKSLTDSNKKDADYSLKSMPEYHMDTKADFEGNQEAIDWLIKDPNEFNVKSFVDSDEMDDGNSLKDLSHMHEEDDSDGAGNDGHSLLNRHSNHWGNINHGMSTVDTNTQRVNQASESLSNEMKIENDKENRNRETWRDQVDNADPDDFPGIENMKKNKKSWENTGEDLYDGLYHETHIQNGLKKSSSATTLNNLNSRIRNQDAKLMDEVESFQNTDNSLNYDDSDILGDLDEQSDQGDYSKEETLHSNKQKAEYSDDESEGELERGNDSYQDYSKISNSNPGKNNHQYDEDRGSQKFINEYPHTSATKFDKDNGRVGKTNSESGKDHVQSKSENDDSTDSFKDIKEFNDVEERKQDEAADKGTKESTKAINRGHKIPKVRYKGKNSHDTGRKVKSTYKHKAANEDSDYTSKSIKIQKKGDKNKEIRENEIISINNNVDIGNENRQQDREYNTKGHHEKHTALYNESTATLPSSKVTGKHQENQEEGSYNSTFSQDHQITSKSKHGNQNISSDVIVDNGKRETGVEDDIKTKVSEQKYNGEVAIVEQAFLPPESNDSDEQSMLYKKLKEIDSKLKRISQKKLRALSERPPVDAGMNAQLPRGKKNSNVSYGNASTATGVRRDQANYAPSTSIYSSDDLLRLQRIVSYLRGTAITRSSPTKAARFSPANLSLKSLYYYPMHPTPQEESISITGTKDSTFSEWNDWSTCSVSCGKGITVRGRVCLVSKCSENDLFQTKRCNQRICADDLKKESLQEHNKFRRKHLSPPLQWSNALARKAQQIADTLATKDFLTIDDLQEQQGESFAQIKHTKEHLAKKAIDKWYSEINSYSFSYPQITGKTRHFVQIVWKGTKEMGFAIAKNPTGDYAFVVALYAPSIDSKKHLGQNVLRPGVQNDLYSTFKRRHADEFL encoded by the exons ATGGCTCTTGTAACAGTGTCTGCCATGATTTTGCTAATGACTGGGCACAGCTGTCTTCATG TTACACCAAAGACAAGCAATGGAATCAAAGACTTCTATTTCTATGATCTCTTCACGGAAACAGGTGAAGACACTTCCGATGACCAGGAATACGATAATAACATACACCAGAAATCCTTAACTGATAGCAACAAGAAAGACGCAGATTACAGCCTTAAAAGCATGCCTGAATATCACATGGACACCAAAGCAGATTTTGAGGGAAATCAAGAAGCTATTGACTGGCTTATAAAAGATCCTAATGAATTTAACGTCAAGTCGTTTGTGGATAGTGATGAAATGGACGACGGAAACAGTTTAAAAGATCTCTCTCACATGCATGAAGAAGACGACAGTGATGGAGCGGGAAACGACGGTCATTCTTTACTAAATCGTCACAGCAACCACTGGGGTAATATAAATCATGGTATGTCAACAGTAGACACGAATACGCAACGAGTTAACCAAGCGTCGGAGTCTCTTTCAAATGAGATGAAGATTGAAAACgacaaggaaaacagaaacagaGAAACATGGAGAGATCAAGTGGATAATGCTGACCCCGACGACTTCCCAGgtattgaaaatatgaaaaaaaataaaaaatcatggGAAAATACTGGAGAGGATCTATACGACGGCCTTTATCATGAAACGCATATCCAAAATGGTTTAAAGAAAAGCTCCAGCGCAACTACTCTGAACAATCTCAACAGTAGGATACGAAATCAGGATGCAAAACTGATGGACGAAGTGGAAAGCTTTCAAAACACTGATAACTCCCTAAATTACGACGATTCTGATATTTTAGGTGACCTGGATGAACAAAGTGATCAAGGCGATTATTCTAAGGAAGAAACTCTACATTCGAACAAACAGAAAGCTGAGTATAGTGACGATGAAAGTGAAGGTGAACTTGAACGTGGAAATGACAGCTACCAAGATTACAGCAAGATTTCAAATTCAAATCCAGGAAAGAATAATCATCAGTACGATGAAGATCGTGGAAGTCAAAAATTTATAAATGAATACCCTCACACAAGCGCAACAAAATTTGATAAGGATAATGGTCGTGTAGGCAAAACTAACTCTGAAAGTGGCAAGGATCATGTCCAAAGCAAGAGTGAAAATGACgattcaactgactctttcaaAGACATCAAGGAATTTAACGATGTTGAAGAAAGGAAACAGGATGAAGCTGCTGACAAAGGCACCAAAGAAAGCACGAAAGCTATTAACAGGGGACACAAGATTCCAAAAGTAAGGTACAAAGGTAAAAATAGCCATGACACGGGAAGGAAGGTTAAAAGCACCTATAAGCATAAAGCAGCAAACGAAGATAGTGATTATACAAGCAAAAgcattaaaattcaaaaaaagggagataaaaacaaagaaattaggGAGAATGAAATCATTTCCATAAATAACAACGTTGACATTGGCAATGAAAATCGCCAGCAAGACCGAGAATACAACACGAAAGGTCACCACGAAAAGCACACAGCTTTGTACAACGAATCAACTGCAACCCTCCCTTCTAGTAAGGTGACTGGAAAACATCAAGAGAATCAAGAGGAAGGCTCATACAACAGTACTTTCTCACAAGACCATCAAATTACCTCCAAAAGCAAACACGGAAATCAGAATATTTCAAGCGATGTTATCGTAGACAATGGCAAAAGGGAAACAGGTGTTGAAGACGATATCAAAACTAAAGTCTCAGAGCAGAAATACAATGGAGAAGTTGCGATCGTTGAACAAGCTTTTCTTCCCCCTGAATCCAACGATAGCGATGAACAAAGTATGTTGTAtaaaaaactgaaagaaatCGATTCAAAGTTAAAACGAATTTCACAAAAGAAACTGCGAGCTCTATCCGAAAGACCTCCGGTAGATGCAGGAATGAACGCACAGCTTCCAAGAGGAAAGAAGAACAGCAATGTTAGCTATGGAAATGCATCTACAGCAACTGGTGTCAGAAGAGATCAAGCAAACTATGCCCCTTCCACAAGCATTTACTCATCAGATGACCTCCTGAGGCTCCAAAGAATCGTGTCTTATTTGAGAGGAACGGCAATCACCAGATCCTCTCCCACAAAGGCCGCGCGATTTAGTCCAGCCAATCTGTCATTAAAAAGCCTTTACTATTATCCCATGCATCCAACACCTCAGGAGGAAAGTATTTCCATCACAGGAACAAAAG ATTCTACATTCAGCGAGTGGAACGACTGGTCAACATGCTCAGTGTCCTGTGGGAAAGGAATAACTGTAAGAGGACGTGTATGCCTTGTGTCGAAATGCTCTGAAAATGATTTGTTCCAGACAAAGCGCTGCAATCAGAGAATCTGTGCAG ATGACTTGAAAAAAGAATCGCTACAAGAGCACAACAAGTTTAGACGCAAACACTTGTCGCCTCCGCTTCAGTGGTCAAATGCTTTGGCAAGAAAAGCTCAGCAGATTGCTGACACGCTGGCAACAAAGGACTTTCTCACTATAGATGATCTCCAAGAGCAGCAGGGAGAAAGTTTTGCACAAATAAAGCACACCAAAGAACATTTGGCTAAAAAAGCGATAGATAAATGGTACAGCGAGATTAACTCTTACAGCTTCTCATATCCACAAATAACTGGAAAGACAAGACATTTTGTGCAAATTGTATGGAAGGGAACAAAGGAGATGGGATTTGCCATCGCTAAAAATCCCACCGGAGACTACGCGTTCGTAGTTGCACTTTACGCTCCTTCAATTGACAGTAAGAAACATCTAGGACAAAATGTTCTTCGTCCTGGAGTTCAAAATGATTTGTACTCAACATTCAAAAGAAGACACGCGGATGAATTTTTATAG
- the LOC138007027 gene encoding myb-like protein F isoform X2 has protein sequence MALVTVSAMILLMTGHSCLHVTPKTSNGIKDFYFYDLFTETGEDTSDDQEYDNNIHQKSLTDSNKKDADYSLKSMPEYHMDTKADFEGNQEAIDWLIKDPNEFNVKSFVDSDEMDDGNSLKDLSHMHEEDDSDGAGNDGHSLLNRHSNHWGNINHGMSTVDTNTQRVNQASESLSNEMKIENDKENRNRETWRDQVDNADPDDFPGIENMKKNKKSWENTGEDLYDGLYHETHIQNGLKKSSSATTLNNLNSRIRNQDAKLMDEVESFQNTDNSLNYDDSDILGDLDEQSDQGDYSKEETLHSNKQKAEYSDDESEGELERGNDSYQDYSKISNSNPGKNNHQYDEDRGSQKFINEYPHTSATKFDKDNGRVGKTNSESGKDHVQSKSENDDSTDSFKDIKEFNDVEERKQDEAADKGTKESTKAINRGHKIPKVRYKDSTFSEWNDWSTCSVSCGKGITVRGRVCLVSKCSENDLFQTKRCNQRICADDLKKESLQEHNKFRRKHLSPPLQWSNALARKAQQIADTLATKDFLTIDDLQEQQGESFAQIKHTKEHLAKKAIDKWYSEINSYSFSYPQITGKTRHFVQIVWKGTKEMGFAIAKNPTGDYAFVVALYAPSIDSKKHLGQNVLRPGVQNDLYSTFKRRHADEFL, from the exons ATGGCTCTTGTAACAGTGTCTGCCATGATTTTGCTAATGACTGGGCACAGCTGTCTTCATG TTACACCAAAGACAAGCAATGGAATCAAAGACTTCTATTTCTATGATCTCTTCACGGAAACAGGTGAAGACACTTCCGATGACCAGGAATACGATAATAACATACACCAGAAATCCTTAACTGATAGCAACAAGAAAGACGCAGATTACAGCCTTAAAAGCATGCCTGAATATCACATGGACACCAAAGCAGATTTTGAGGGAAATCAAGAAGCTATTGACTGGCTTATAAAAGATCCTAATGAATTTAACGTCAAGTCGTTTGTGGATAGTGATGAAATGGACGACGGAAACAGTTTAAAAGATCTCTCTCACATGCATGAAGAAGACGACAGTGATGGAGCGGGAAACGACGGTCATTCTTTACTAAATCGTCACAGCAACCACTGGGGTAATATAAATCATGGTATGTCAACAGTAGACACGAATACGCAACGAGTTAACCAAGCGTCGGAGTCTCTTTCAAATGAGATGAAGATTGAAAACgacaaggaaaacagaaacagaGAAACATGGAGAGATCAAGTGGATAATGCTGACCCCGACGACTTCCCAGgtattgaaaatatgaaaaaaaataaaaaatcatggGAAAATACTGGAGAGGATCTATACGACGGCCTTTATCATGAAACGCATATCCAAAATGGTTTAAAGAAAAGCTCCAGCGCAACTACTCTGAACAATCTCAACAGTAGGATACGAAATCAGGATGCAAAACTGATGGACGAAGTGGAAAGCTTTCAAAACACTGATAACTCCCTAAATTACGACGATTCTGATATTTTAGGTGACCTGGATGAACAAAGTGATCAAGGCGATTATTCTAAGGAAGAAACTCTACATTCGAACAAACAGAAAGCTGAGTATAGTGACGATGAAAGTGAAGGTGAACTTGAACGTGGAAATGACAGCTACCAAGATTACAGCAAGATTTCAAATTCAAATCCAGGAAAGAATAATCATCAGTACGATGAAGATCGTGGAAGTCAAAAATTTATAAATGAATACCCTCACACAAGCGCAACAAAATTTGATAAGGATAATGGTCGTGTAGGCAAAACTAACTCTGAAAGTGGCAAGGATCATGTCCAAAGCAAGAGTGAAAATGACgattcaactgactctttcaaAGACATCAAGGAATTTAACGATGTTGAAGAAAGGAAACAGGATGAAGCTGCTGACAAAGGCACCAAAGAAAGCACGAAAGCTATTAACAGGGGACACAAGATTCCAAAAGTAAGGTACAAAG ATTCTACATTCAGCGAGTGGAACGACTGGTCAACATGCTCAGTGTCCTGTGGGAAAGGAATAACTGTAAGAGGACGTGTATGCCTTGTGTCGAAATGCTCTGAAAATGATTTGTTCCAGACAAAGCGCTGCAATCAGAGAATCTGTGCAG ATGACTTGAAAAAAGAATCGCTACAAGAGCACAACAAGTTTAGACGCAAACACTTGTCGCCTCCGCTTCAGTGGTCAAATGCTTTGGCAAGAAAAGCTCAGCAGATTGCTGACACGCTGGCAACAAAGGACTTTCTCACTATAGATGATCTCCAAGAGCAGCAGGGAGAAAGTTTTGCACAAATAAAGCACACCAAAGAACATTTGGCTAAAAAAGCGATAGATAAATGGTACAGCGAGATTAACTCTTACAGCTTCTCATATCCACAAATAACTGGAAAGACAAGACATTTTGTGCAAATTGTATGGAAGGGAACAAAGGAGATGGGATTTGCCATCGCTAAAAATCCCACCGGAGACTACGCGTTCGTAGTTGCACTTTACGCTCCTTCAATTGACAGTAAGAAACATCTAGGACAAAATGTTCTTCGTCCTGGAGTTCAAAATGATTTGTACTCAACATTCAAAAGAAGACACGCGGATGAATTTTTATAG